The window CCGAGGTACATGTCGGCCGTGGCCGCGAGCGGCGCCTTCTCGCGGAAGTCGAGAAAGGTCCTGCGGCCATCGGCGAACTGCAGCGTCATGAAGCCGCCGCCGCCCAGGTTGCCGGCCGCCGGGTAGACCACCGCCAGCGCGTAGCCGACCGCCACCGCGGCATCGACCGCGTTGCCGCCGCGCTGCAGCACGTCGACCCCGACCTGCGTCGCCAGCCGGTGCGCGGTGACCACCATGCCGTTCTCGGCCGCCACCGGCGCGACCGACGCCGCCTGCACGGCCATCGCGACCAGCACCGCGGCCGCGGCAAAGAGGGACCTCAAGCATTGGGCTGCATGCATGGCAAAGCTCCTGGGCACACGTCGTCCGCTCGAGGACGCTCGGCCCAGGATAGCCCGCAGGCCCCGGCCTGTGCGGGACGCAGGGCATCACCGCAGCCGGCCGCTGCGGCGCTGCACAGTCCCGGTGAGCGTATGGAGCCGCTCGCTACACTGCCGGATGCGCATCTCGCAGGTGTTGTTCTCCCAGGGTTTCGGCACCCGGCGCGACTGCGCCGGGCTCATCCACGCAGGCGCCGTCGAGGTGGCCGGGCGCGTGGTCGACGACCCCGACGAGGAGCTGCCGACCGAGGACCTGGTGTTCAGCGTGCAGGGCCGGGCCTGGCCCTTCCACGACAAGGCGCTGGTGCTGCTGCACAAGCCCACCCACTACGAGTGCTCGCAGAAACCGCGCCACCATCCCGGCGTGCTCTCGCTGCTGCCGACGCCGCTGCGCGTGCGCGGTCTGCAGCCGGTCGGAAGGCTCGACGAAGACACCACCGGCGCGTTGCTGCTCACCGACGACGGCACGCTCATCCACCGGCTCACATCACCCAAGCACCACGTGCCCAAGGTCTACGAGATCACGGCCAAGCATGCGCTGGCCGACGAGCAGATCGCCCGCCTGACCGAGGGCGTGGTGCTCGACGACGATCCCCAGCCGGTGCGCGCGGCCGCGGCCGAACGCACCGGCGAATTCACGCTGCGCCTCACGCTGACCGAAGGCAAGTACCACCAGGTCAAGCGCATGCTGGCGGCGGTAGGCAACCGCTGCGAGGCGCTGCACCGCAGCCGCATCGGCGCGCTGGCCCTGGACGACCTCCCGGTCGGCCAGTGGCGCTGGGTCGGCCCGGACGAGCGGGCCCGGCTGCTGCAGAAGTAGCGGCCCCGCGCCGCCGCGCCAGGCCGGCATCAAGCCTGGATCAGTCCCCAGCGCAGCGCCACCAGCGTGATCTCGCTCTGGTTGCTGGCGTTGAGCTTCTGCTTGATGTGGTACAGGTGCGTGCCGACGGTGCTGGGCGAGAGCTTCAGCGTCTCGGCGATCTGCGCCACCGTCATGCCGCGCGCGAGCTGGATGAAGACCGAGAACTCGCGCTCGCTCAGCATGTCGGCCGGGCTGGTCTCGCCGTCGATCTGTGCCACCGCCAGGCGCTGCGCGGTCTGGGCGTCCACGTAGCGCTCGCCACGCGCGACGGCCGTCACGGCAGCGATCAACGCCTCGGGCGCGCTGCGCTTGGCCAAGTAGCCCAGCGCGCCGGCGCGCAGCACGCGCTGCGGATGTGCGGTGTCCTCGTGGGCCGACAGCACCAGCAGCTTGAGCTTCGGGTCCTGGGCCAGCAGCCGCCGCACCGCTTCCAGCCCGCCCATGCCGGGCATCGACAGGTCCATCACCACCACGTCGGGTCGCGCCTTGGGCACCGCCAGACAGGCTTCCTCGCCGGTCTCGGCCTCGGCCACCACCTCGATGTCGGCATTGGCCAGCAGCATGCGAAAGCCCATGCGCACCAGCGCATGGTCGTCGACCAGCATCACGCGGATCATGTTCAGGCAGGACGCAGCAAAGAGAAGATCGGCAGGACAGCCCGGCCCGCGAGGGCCCGGCCGCTGGGACAGCCTAACGCAGCCGGCTGCTGACGGCCTCCTATCGTTGTCCCCCACGTGGCACGCAGTGAAGCGGCCGCCGTGTGCCATCGCGGAGCGCTACCGGCGCCGGCCGACGCGCGCTTCACGCCGGCTCCGCCGCGGTGAACGGCAACCACACCCGCAGGGCGACACCGCGCGGGCTGCGGTTGTCGATGCGCAGCACACCGCCCAGCGCCTCCACGCGCTCGGCCAGCCAGCGCAGGCCGTAGTGGCCGCCGTCCTGCCGCGCCTTCTCGCGCCAGTCGGGCGCAAGGCCCTGGCCGTCGTCGTCGACCTGCAGCTCGGCGCCTTCGGACTCGGCATGCAGGCTGACGCTCAGCTGCCTGGCCTGGCCGTGGCGCAGCGCGTTGGTCAACCCCTCCTGGGCCGCACGGTACAGCGCCAGCGTCGCTTCGCTGCCCAGCTGCACGTCGCCCAGGTCGATGTGCAGTTCGACGCTGGCCTGCGGCTGGCTGACCCGGGTGCGCTCGACCAGGTCGCGCAGCGCATCGGCCAGCCCGAAGACGTCGAGCACCAGCGGCGCCAGCCGCGGGATCAGGCCGTGCATCGCATCGTAGAGGCGCGAGCTTTCGTCGGCGATCACCTGCGCGGCGCGCGCGGCCTCGGGGTCGGCGATGGCGACACGCTGCGCCACCGACAGCGCCAGGCTGCGCATGCCGGTCACCGACTGGCCCAGTTCGTCGTGCAGCTCACGAGCGATCAGGCGGCGTTCCTGCTCCAGGTGGCGGTCGATCCAGCGTGCCAGGTCGCGGCGGTCGGACAGCTCGTGCTCGGCCTGCGCGGCCCGGCGCTCGGCCTCGATGCGCTCGCTGACGCCCACCACCATGCGGTTGAAGGCGGCGCCGATGGCAGCCGCCTCGGTGCCCGGCAGGCGCGGCAGCGTGACGTCGAGCTGCCCGGCCTCGATGCGGTTGAGCGCCGCGACGATCTGCCCGAACGGCTCGACCGTGCGGCCGACCACCCAGAACACCACCAGGTTGAGAACCGCCAACACGCCCAGCGCGGCCAACCCCAGCACCGCGAACTGGTCCCAGGCATCGAGCGCCGCGCGCGAGGGGTCGGCCCGCACCACCAGCGTGCCGTCGGGGAAATCCATCTTCTGCGGCTCCAGCGGCGGCGCCATGAAATCGACGAACCAGTCGGGCGCATCTCGGCCCGACTTGTAGGGCGACGGCGGCGACTGGTAGACCAGTTCGCCCTTGCCGTCGAGCAGCGTGATGTCGTTCGCCCGCACGCGGCCCACCCCCTGCAGGTAGCCGATCATCGCCGGCGTGCCGCGCGCCGCCTGCAGCCACAGCGTGCGCTGCAGCAACTGCGCGGCCACGCGGTTGGCGGCCTCGATCTCCTCCCGGATCGCGTCGCGCGCGCTCTTGACCTGCAGCGCCATGACGGCCACCAGGCACAGCGCCACCAGCACACCGACGATCAGGTGGATCTTCAAGCGCAGACTCATGCGCCGCATGGTATCGGCCGGCCACCCGCCGGCGCGGCGCCGATTCCAGAAAATCATGAGGCGCGAATCATGGCCGGGACCCTGCCCGACGGCCGCTCACGTGGGCATCATGAGCCATGAGTTGACGGGAAACCGTTCACTCCGCAGCCGCCAAACCGGCCCTGTGCCACCCGAGTGAAGGAGATTCGACATGCAATGGCAAAAGCCCCAAGCGACCGACCTGCGTTACGGCTTCGAGATCACGATGTACATCTCGAACCGTTGATGACAACGGTTCCGGCCGGCCTTGCGCCGGGCCGGTTCAGGAAGGCCCGCCTCGAGCGGGCCTTTTTGCGTCTGCTCCCGAGGCGACAGGGTCCTGCGCGCGCTGTCGCGATAATCCGCCGATGCAAGTGTTCCGAGGTCTGCACCACATCCTGCTGGCCGATGGCGGCGCGTCGGCCGTCACGGTCGGCAACTTCGATGGCGTGCACCGCGGCCACCAGGCGATGCTGGCGCTGCTCAAGAGCGAGGCCGAGCACCGCGACCTGCTCAGCACCGTGCTGACCTTCGAGCCCCATCCGCGCGACTTCTTCGCCGCGCGTGCCGGCACCCCGGCCAAGGCGCCGGCGCGCATCGCCACGCTGCGCGACAAGCTCGGCGAACTGGCGCGCTGCGGCGTGCAGCGCGTCGTCGTGCTGCGCTTCGACCAGACCTTCGCCGACCAGTCGCCGCAGGCCTTCATCGACGACGTGCTGCTGCGCGGCGTGAAGGCGCGCTACGTGCTGGTGGGCGACGACTTCTGCTTCGGCGCGAAGCGGGCCGGCGACTACGCGATGCTCGACGCCGCCGGCGAACGCCAGGGCTTCGACGTGGCGCGGATGATGAGCTACGAGGTGCACGGCCTGCGCGTCAGCAGCTCGGCGGTGCGCGAGGCGCTGGGCGCCGGCGACATGGCGCTGGTCACCCGCCTGCTGGGGCGGCCCTACAGCATCAGCGGCCACGTCACCCACGGCCGCAAGCTGGGCCGCGAGCTCGGCGCCGGCCCGGACGGCGGCGACGGCTTCCGCACGCTGAACCTGCGTTTCCCCCACCCCAAGCCGGCCGCGCACGGCATCTACGTCGTGCGCACCCACGGCCTGACCGCCGAGCCGCTCGACGGTGTGGCCAGCTTGGGGGCCCGCCCCACGGTGGACGACAGCGGCCGGGTGCTCCTCGAAGTGCACTGCCTGGACTGGCCTGCGCACCTGGGCGCCGAGGGGGGCTACGGTAAACTCGTCCGCGTGGAACTGCTGCACAAGCTACGCGACGAAGCCCGCTACGACGGGCTCGCTGCGCTGACCGCCGCGATCGCGCAGGACGTGAGCCAGGCGCGCCAGTGGCTGACGAGCAGCCCGCACGCGGCCCATGCGGCCGAGCGCCGCCAGACCACCCGCGATCGAATTCAGGGCCGCTGACCCTGCGGCGCCGGCGCCCGCTGCGCCGACGCACCCCCTGCCCTGTCCCCGCCGCGCGCCGCCCGCGCGGCCGCGCCGAGAACGCCATGAGCACCGACCAGCCCACCGACTACCGCGCCACGCTGAACCTGCCCGACACGCCCTTCCCGATGCGCGGCGACCTGCCCAAGCGCGAACCGGGCTGGGTGAAGCAGTGGGAGCAGCAGGGCACCTACCAGCGCCTGCGCGACGCCCGCGTCGGCCGGCCGCGCTTCGTGCTGCACGACGGCCCGCCCTACGCCAACGGCCAGCTGCACATCGGCCACGCGCTGAACAAGGTGCTGAAGGACATGATCGTCAAGGCGCGTCAGCTGGCCGGCTACGACGCGCTCTACGTGCCGGGCTGGGACTGCCACGGCCTGCCGATCGAGAACCAGATCGAGAAGCTGCACGGCCGCGGCCTGGGGCGCGACGAGGTGCAGGCGAAGAGCCGTGCCTATGCCACCGAGCAGATCGAGCAGCAGCGGGCCGACTTCAAGCGCCTGGGCGTGCTCGGCGCCTGGGACCAGC is drawn from Methylibium petroleiphilum PM1 and contains these coding sequences:
- the pqqA gene encoding pyrroloquinoline quinone precursor peptide PqqA yields the protein MQWQKPQATDLRYGFEITMYISNR
- a CDS encoding bifunctional riboflavin kinase/FAD synthetase encodes the protein MQVFRGLHHILLADGGASAVTVGNFDGVHRGHQAMLALLKSEAEHRDLLSTVLTFEPHPRDFFAARAGTPAKAPARIATLRDKLGELARCGVQRVVVLRFDQTFADQSPQAFIDDVLLRGVKARYVLVGDDFCFGAKRAGDYAMLDAAGERQGFDVARMMSYEVHGLRVSSSAVREALGAGDMALVTRLLGRPYSISGHVTHGRKLGRELGAGPDGGDGFRTLNLRFPHPKPAAHGIYVVRTHGLTAEPLDGVASLGARPTVDDSGRVLLEVHCLDWPAHLGAEGGYGKLVRVELLHKLRDEARYDGLAALTAAIAQDVSQARQWLTSSPHAAHAAERRQTTRDRIQGR
- a CDS encoding response regulator; protein product: MIRVMLVDDHALVRMGFRMLLANADIEVVAEAETGEEACLAVPKARPDVVVMDLSMPGMGGLEAVRRLLAQDPKLKLLVLSAHEDTAHPQRVLRAGALGYLAKRSAPEALIAAVTAVARGERYVDAQTAQRLAVAQIDGETSPADMLSEREFSVFIQLARGMTVAQIAETLKLSPSTVGTHLYHIKQKLNASNQSEITLVALRWGLIQA
- a CDS encoding ATP-binding protein, producing MSLRLKIHLIVGVLVALCLVAVMALQVKSARDAIREEIEAANRVAAQLLQRTLWLQAARGTPAMIGYLQGVGRVRANDITLLDGKGELVYQSPPSPYKSGRDAPDWFVDFMAPPLEPQKMDFPDGTLVVRADPSRAALDAWDQFAVLGLAALGVLAVLNLVVFWVVGRTVEPFGQIVAALNRIEAGQLDVTLPRLPGTEAAAIGAAFNRMVVGVSERIEAERRAAQAEHELSDRRDLARWIDRHLEQERRLIARELHDELGQSVTGMRSLALSVAQRVAIADPEAARAAQVIADESSRLYDAMHGLIPRLAPLVLDVFGLADALRDLVERTRVSQPQASVELHIDLGDVQLGSEATLALYRAAQEGLTNALRHGQARQLSVSLHAESEGAELQVDDDGQGLAPDWREKARQDGGHYGLRWLAERVEALGGVLRIDNRSPRGVALRVWLPFTAAEPA
- a CDS encoding pseudouridine synthase, with translation MRISQVLFSQGFGTRRDCAGLIHAGAVEVAGRVVDDPDEELPTEDLVFSVQGRAWPFHDKALVLLHKPTHYECSQKPRHHPGVLSLLPTPLRVRGLQPVGRLDEDTTGALLLTDDGTLIHRLTSPKHHVPKVYEITAKHALADEQIARLTEGVVLDDDPQPVRAAAAERTGEFTLRLTLTEGKYHQVKRMLAAVGNRCEALHRSRIGALALDDLPVGQWRWVGPDERARLLQK